The sequence below is a genomic window from Glycine max cultivar Williams 82 chromosome 20, Glycine_max_v4.0, whole genome shotgun sequence.
tgtgaggtcgtgggtattgtataattcactagcagtgtctgtgtgctaaaatgattttaggggttggacctgaatcaagagggagaggccctgacggactcttcggagtgtaggccttgggggtcatcgggtttgagtgctcctttaagtctatgctgatcccatatggttggagcattctcgcaaaacatcgtgaccctgactggtctccctatgatcttacttagtgagagtgacctggcaaacccattgtgtggtgtgtcttgttatatactcctaagcgccccagggtggtttttcattgacatggtaccatattgcatgtaggcttgagtcttagcataattgtctcatgcgcttgctaattgttcattatgaaattgaggtgttattatgtcttgatcagagcgtgtgattcttgtgtgatgtgattgatgattgaaaaatgtgattgatggatgaaaagtgaactttgaatgacaaagtggtgaaattacgtgaattacatgtaagtaagttttatttggtttatatgatatgtatatctagttgtcttgtttctctattagttaggaatgtgataactcactcccagtttgctgtttgtgtttggatcttgtgatgatcttgaactttgtgttcgggggagcagatgactaggtgaactgctttaaggaatattgtgttgaaggacgtcgggacacaacgctctgataagatgtgacattgggatataagtttttatgttaattttatgatgttagtctattttatttcacctaactgatttaacaaaatatttttgtaaatttgacggccttattttgagccgaatatatttttaatgagtttatttggtaattgaaatgaatgtgaaccttttacccatttgatttttgtttaccaatatattttatttatttatatatatgtcggggtagagggtgtcacaagaaCCAGAACATTTGAAGTGGTATCCTAGTAACCTTGGATGAAGGTAGAAGCTAATTcactatatttttgtttagatgCAAATGAAGGTAGAAGCTTGGATGAAGGTAGAAGCTAATTCACTATATTCATGTTGTACTAGAGCACCCCAGAACCAAATCTTGAATCACATGCAGTACTAGAGCATCAAAAGTTGGCATCCCCATCTAACTATGCTCTAACAGAAGAGTCTAAGTCTTTGGTTCTTCACAACAATTTTATTAGTCCAGATTCTCAGGATGCACCTGTAAAGCATGAAACTTTTGGACACAAAACCTGCACTATttgttatttacaaaattggtTGAAAAGAATTCAAATGTTTCTGGAAAAGAAGCTAATGGGGAAGTCATTAAGGATCAACAGCCACGCCCAATTTCACCACTCCTTTTACTAGTTGGCAGTGCTCAGATTCTGTAcctattcttttcttttgagtGTCCTACACCGAACTCATTTTCGCTAAATTATCAACAACAGCCAAATATTTATGTACTGTAAAGGTCCACAAAGAGAAGAATTGATATCCCCACATTGAAGAATGATCTTAACCTCAATGCGTGTCTCCAATGTATTGGGTTAAAGGAAACTATATGATATCAAAATTGACCAATGGTATGTGGATCTGAATATATATCTTGTACAAGCTATTTGGAGCCACATAGGACAAAGAAGACAACTTTGTATGTAGCATGGTAAACAAAACGTACATGCATGATTTGTTTCTTGTGCAGTAAAGGATTAAATGGAACCTTAGGTTTATGTTAGTTAGGCTAGTAGCTAAGCTTTTTAAACTATAGCTTAGTGTTTGTTTATGCAAAATTGtcatatcaataaatatttaggGAACATgctagtgtgtgtgtgtgtgtatatatatatatatatatatatatatatatatatatatatatatcatttgaaAGTATGATATGATGCTAAAGTGTTGAAAGATAAAACCCACTAGAAATTCTCAATCTTAACGCATAAATTAACCTAAGTTGATTGGTTAACGTCTTTATCCTATTGTTGGACAGTGATCGATGAGGAGTTTGAGTAGTTGATCAAACCTACTTGTCATCCCTATTGACAGAAAAATTTCATGAGAAAGCAACAAGATAAAGTTAATTAGCTACAAAGAAGCACTAATTACTTCAAAGAtctcaatttattaaaaaatttcaaggagaagtgtttaataaaattaaagaagatgCATATATGCTAGACAATTAGATGATCAGTATGTTGTAGTCCTTCAAACCCTACAAcaagttaatatattttgaaatttcttaaacCTTAAGTGTAAAGTggtattacatttttttattttttaaagattaaatgtGTGATTTCATCAAAGTTAACCGAAATTTTGAACAGAAATTAGTAAATTTACATGTAGTTGCATCTAGCTAGAAGAGTTTCTCAAGGTGTATCATCCACTGAAATCCCCTAGTCATCATGTTTTTCCAACTCTACAAGCCTATGGGCTTCCACATTTCCTTGTGTTGTAAACAGAAAAGACTAGAAAGGCAAATGATTCACGATGTTTAAAAGTGCATATGGGATTGATATTACCAATCTATCTCTTCAACAAGACAGTGAAAATCAAGAACTAATGTAACTGGCAAATATCCATATATGAGTGCTAGCTAGGGCCTAATGCTTCTCCTAGTTTACCAACCATAAAGTAGCTCTCCCCACTCCATAGTTACCACCAACCAAGAGTGCACCATCCTTCAATTGGTTTTCGTTAACTTAccattaaaaactaataaaagtcACTCATAATTCACCCCTTTATCTAAGGCGCATGCACACATATATTCCTACGCATAGACTTTTTGGTATAGATTACATTACAAGTGATCCGTGTTATATCTTAAggactctttttcttctttggaaGCTTTGACTTTCATTTCCAAATCATCCTTTTCTTACTCCAGTTGTGAGATTTTTCTATGAAGCCAAATCTTCTTGCCCAAACTTTAACATTTGATCGCTTATAAATTATCTAACAATTCATCACTTTAAGGTTAAAGCATGATATAGAcacaaataactaaaaatgatAGACAATTATTCTCTCAtgtttcaaaggaaaaaagggcGTGCCAATTGCGAAGAAGCtagcctttaatttttttataaactgtGAGCTATAATGTCCTTGCAATTACAGTATGGTAATTGTGTATTAAAACAAAATGCACTCATTTTGACTTGTTTCTAAATACTATGAGGAGGAAGTATATGAAAGAATCTCGTTGGATCTCAACATtaataaagagaaagcaaaaggcGTGGTTCTAGAGCTTGCAGAAAATAGGTTATCTAACTATCTAATTCAAGCCATGGCACTATTAACACAGTTACATCGTCAATATACACAAACTGAATGCAAGTGCTTTACTATTATTCccaaaaaaaggcagagggAAACACGAACCTGTGTGAGTTACTCGTGCGACGTACTGTTGGGTGTTTCACAATTGGAGATCTAGTGTGTGGTAGATGGAAAACACAAACTTAGCCTGAAACTTCAACAAGAACAACATTGTCATCACAAGCATGGTCGTGGAAAACATGCAGTTAACACGTACCTTGGGTTGATGCTCACAGTCACGATAATGACGAACGCAGAGGGAGAAGAGAAAGCTTTTGTTTGTCAGTCAGCAGAGCGCGCGGGGGAAAGAGGGTTTTTGGCCTTTGGGTTTTATAAAGAAAGCGTACGGTTAACATCGGTCTTTTTTAAAACTGCTGTTAGTTACCCAAACTTATTTATGGAAATGCCACCTTGTGTTTGTTGACATCGATTGTtccaataaccgatgttaactgtacGATGTTAAATCTATTAATTCTAGTAGTGAATAAAACCATGCTTTCGATTTGTGAGGGAAGGACACGGTTGAATTCATTTGTGTTGGACTATTGGTTAATGATTTATAGTGGATTATGATTGTTTCTTCAatcatattcttttatttatttatttagaccacatattttttttaaaaataattttattcaaattagataaaattattatgaataacAAAGATCAAGATCGACTTAAGTTGTTTCAGAGCGGATAAATGCACctcattttaataaattcacatattatttttcttttaaaaaattatatttatacccCTAATTTTATGTATCTAAACCCTTGAATTATTCTCATCCAAGTGTAAATAAAATGCAttccttattttaataaaatgatgagtattcatcttaaaacttttatacatattttacatttcttaatttttatgtatttgaattattttctcatttttattagtcaaatttattttttaaatagtttgttCCCACGAATTTCAGAACTTAGATTTGAGACTGATAAAAATTGTATAtcagaatttgaatttaaatttgtaatgattGATTAATTCAAACATTTCATTCGCCCACTTAATGATATTTCTTCGGTCATGAAATGATTTAATTTACATGTATTTCTTCTTTCCATGATAGTGGTCATGTGGCGGATGTCAATTAGGTTTGTGCACATTTCGCACTCGGAAAGAGGCCAAGCCCACCAAGAACTTGTGTTTGGAAGAGTTTGGTAAGGTGGCATTATGCGCGCACCACCGACTTTAAAATGGAGCACATATTGTGGTTTTCGAACTTTGTAAAGTAAACCCCAAAATTAAATAGAACATGCGAACTCTTTATGCggtttaatttatacatattgtAAACCACTTATAAGATCCACTTCTAACTTAAATGGATGTCCATCAGTTCAGTCCTGTCGCTATATAATTTATACTTGGTAAGAGCCAAATGCAAAACGTGATTTAAAATTGAACCATCTTGGACTTTTGTGAAATTACACAAATATTTCTgccttattaatatttatagtaaTCTCTCTTATAGGAGAGGTTAGTGTAATGTATGacaaaatataattgtataattttttaaaaattacaagagaATTAGTGTAATATATAGAAGAGTATGTCTGTGTCTCAAAAATTAAGAGTAGTTAATGTAAGAGTAGATAGAAGTAGGAGAAATTGGTGCAATTTCATAAAATCTCGTAGATAGTTAGTatcatttacttttatttaaaagtaatatcaatatctaaaattgatttaatgaatgtttgaaatttttgaaaaataagaaattttttaaaacttttaaaaatatgaaaattaaatttttatataaaaaaatatatgtgagagcaaagatattttaaaattcattaatgtaatttttatcttcatttagttattcaaaccaatcaaattaatttgatttaaattgataaaaaaaaacatttaacaaattaaatatgatcattgaatttatttttacctCAACTCCAAATGATACTATAGGTCATCACCACTGTTTTCCATCAATTGGAAGTTTTGACTTATCATTTTCATGGGACTTCAACTTCAAAGTGATTGAGCTTCGTGGACCGTTGTTACAGACTGGCGAAGACCATATCAAAGACTATTAAGGAGCCCATAGCCATATGCAAGTAATTTGGGCTGCATCACCTGTCTTAGCTAGCCCTTTTCTCTGtatacattaatttttcattacaaaaagtgacatatttttcatatgacgttaatttttataaaaaaaaaattgtcacgtcaaaattattttatacaaatgttCCCAAGTGACTGAATTcttatgaataaattaatttatgtactaTGTGAAGGGTTTGCACATccattcaatcataattttttagggATGTAAATGGGTGGTGTCCAAAccaacacaattatattttacatattgTATTGAGTCATTGAGGTGGGTTGAGTTTTTCTAGTGTATCCAATTGGAAATGATTTACACAACAAGTTTTAAATACGatcaaaatcaattcaatctaattatataagaaatatacaataaataaaataatggtctaatataattctttttatgtGTCCTATGTGAGAGTTTTAgtgataaaaaagtaaaaaaaaaaaaatggagttgTAAACcaattttaataactttattaatactAACTGAGTTGTAAAACAATGAACTAATAAAAACTAACTACTAGCTTATGAAAATTAAGAAGTAATGAAGCaatactaaattaaattactaattttgagatattttctcgttaaaattaaaaaaaaatgatatatttttttaattactcaaCTTGATGATCCAATTCCATTAAAGTTAGGTtaggaagttaaaaaaaaatcccaaatcaattaattttgagATATTTTGACAAAGTTACCTTTTATatgtatagagagagagagagagagaattcaaCCGCATTGGAAGGCTATTTGAcgctatttttttgttcttaataGAATTTCACTGTGAACATATTTTAGGTCGGTAAAGCTGGTGGTGACAAATGGAAATCGCTGTCTGATGCTGTGAGTATTAAGATTTTgagaattatttttcattattagttTTTGCGTGTGGTCctatatgatttaatttattgacCATATCTACTTTTTTGTAACCTAGTTTGCGTTAATTTAATGTTTCAGGAAAAGGCCCCCTTCGTTGCTACGGCcgaaaagaagaaacaagagtATGAGAAAACTATTTTGGCTTACAATAAGAAATTGGTGAATACTTTTTACCCTATACTACTTACTCTTATTTTATAGTATAATGTAATGTAATGCAATAATCGATTGAGCTTGTTATTTTGATGTGTTAGGAGGGGAAGAATTCAGAGGAAGACGAGTCTGACAAGTCAAAGTCTGAAGTCAATGACGATGAGGAAGATGAGGTAGATTGAGATATTTTCtcgttaaaattttttaaaaaatggtatatttttttaattactcaaCTTGATGATCCAATTCCATTAAAGTTAGGTtaggaagttaaaaaaaaataatcccaaatcaattaattttgagATATTTTAACAAAGttaccttatatatatatatagagagagagagagagatagagagaattCAACCGCATTGGAAGGCTATGCTAGGCGAACTTGGAGAAACTCAGATATCAGTCTATAGAAGCACACCAAAGTCAACACTCTCCAAGAATCCTGTGCTAAATTACCAATCCATTTCAAATACTTAGCAGTTCACCTTGAACACATCATTCACATTCATTTCGgacaaatcaaaaatcaatttttctaTTGGTCTTTTGTCAACATCGATCAAAGAGAGGGGAAAAAAAGCAAGACACAGGAAGGGGAAGAAAAACTGGAATCCAAAATGGTTCTTCTTATTCGTCAATCGTGTTATCTTAATTTAGCAAAAACTAAAGCCTTGATGACCCTTACAAAAATACAAATAGTTTTTactaataagaaaaggaaaaaataaatcattctcgAAACAGCGCAGTTGagagttttgattttttataagctAACTGTTATAGCTACGATGCTTACGTTTGTCTTTGCATTGACATTAACTATTAGTCACTTGCAAAAAAGAAATCACTGTGATCGACTTTTATGGCGTTATACTATGAAAGAAAATCTTCAGTCTTATACATCaagcaaattaaaattatcaaacaaaCACTGCATTTACTTATACAcccaaattaataaattaagtttatgTTATCATTTCTCATATTTTAGTTAAACCTTTTATTCCGACgaaatattttagttaattcaAACTTGGCTGCTAAATGAATGACTTAAGGCCTGACAAGTAAACGCCTGAAATCAATATCCGAACTAAACCCTTATCTTCTTGAATATAATAACACATCCTTCTCTTTATAAAAGAGAACATGACTAAGACATTTGACCATAAGAAACTGATGTTGATAGAAATGGGGAAGGGACGAGcaaagaacaaagaaaaataaagttgtaGTGTACCAAAATAGAGAGTTAGTGAAAGACAAAGGCAGCTTTACCACTTTAATTTGCTTTTAGCAAGACTCATCAATCCATCATGTGTTCGACCCGAAACAAACAAAATTCGATTTGAAAGATCACATATTTAACACAACCCTTCATCCAAATATATACAGTACCAATTTTATTCGACGTTACATTTGAATGACACCAAACTTGTAATAGTCAAGATGCCCAATTCCAGGGCAGTACTTATTCATGGGCAtagataaatacaaaataacaaCAGCTAATCATGAAAGAGAAATATACTAACATAACCGCGTTAATAACATGAACCCGAGTGAACCAAGATTCGAAATCCCCTTGAGAGAGATGTTTCCATCCAGTGAGATatgtgaaaaactaaaaataataataacaacacaaGGGACTAATATGAGCCATCCTATGATATCTGATCATCACAATCTCAAGCGATGTGGTTTGAGAGCGTTGTAAGTCACAGGCTCAgaaggtggagcagggggcttGTTGCTCTGTGTCCCCCAGTGGGATTTACACGGGACGTAGTAAAATGAATTCTGGTTAGGGCATGTCTTCTTTGTTTTGTAAAACTGGTAGCATTCTTTGGGTGATTTTTGGTCTGGAAGCCCCGGAATGCAGTTTCTTGACACATCCAAAACCTTGGACTTGATCAAACTCCAACACGAAGGTCCAATTTCCTTGAAATAATTATCCGCCAAAGAGAGATTCCCATTGTTCCGGATAGAAGGAATTTGACAAAGGTTGTCCGGAACACAACCGTAGAGCTTGTTTTGCGCCAAATTAAGAAACTGAATGCTCTTCAAGCATCCGAAGGAGAGCGGGATAGGGCCGGTCAAGAGATTTTTGCTTACGTCAAACACGACGACCTTCTTGAGGTAACCTATTTCGAAGGGCAGACACCCTTCGAAATGGTTCCCCAAGAAGAGCACCTCGGTGAGACTCGGCGCGTAGCCGAGACTCTTCGGGAGTGACCCGGAGAGTCTGTTGTTGGCAAATGTAAGGTACCGGGCCGGCGTGGACCCGAAATTCTCCGGGAGGCACCCGGTGAACTGGTTATCGTTGACAAAGATCACATCGAGGTCCCTCTGGAAGAGTTTCGGGTCTATCGGCCCGGTAAGCTGGTTGAACCTGAGGTCCAGGAAGACTAACTGGTTGTTCTGAATCGCTTGCGTGGGGAACTGGCCACTGACTTTGTTGTTACTTAGGTCAAGCTCGAAGAAGAAAGGGAAGGTCGTGATGTTGTTGGGGAAGCCACCGGTGAAGGAGAAGTTGTTGGAGTTAACGTGGAAGAATGTTAACTCGGGTATGCTGTCGACGAGACCCGTGAGGGGCAAATTGCAACCGTCTTTAGTG
It includes:
- the LOC113000769 gene encoding HMG1/2-like protein translates to MTNAEGEEKAFVCQSAERAGERGFLAFGFYKESVGKAGGDKWKSLSDAEKAPFVATAEKKKQEYEKTILAYNKKLEGKNSEEDESDKSKSEVNDDEEDEEEEDEFVLVLNLKDVLAVCRNAVPCLQACSDVCIDA
- the LOC100796207 gene encoding uncharacterized protein At4g06744, with the protein product MARKTKSIFFTFLLCSWVVVVVAQEVAIAKSESEALGEPELEKRETLEIIIGGGGGGGYPAPSPSPSSPAYCPPPPPKPLSRLEKARRVLLKFKTLIYDPDCYTQSWNENTDTCDFNGVRCATYPNSEEKAVAGLDLNGAKLSTKDGCNLPLTGLVDSIPELTFFHVNSNNFSFTGGFPNNITTFPFFFELDLSNNKVSGQFPTQAIQNNQLVFLDLRFNQLTGPIDPKLFQRDLDVIFVNDNQFTGCLPENFGSTPARYLTFANNRLSGSLPKSLGYAPSLTEVLFLGNHFEGCLPFEIGYLKKVVVFDVSKNLLTGPIPLSFGCLKSIQFLNLAQNKLYGCVPDNLCQIPSIRNNGNLSLADNYFKEIGPSCWSLIKSKVLDVSRNCIPGLPDQKSPKECYQFYKTKKTCPNQNSFYYVPCKSHWGTQSNKPPAPPSEPVTYNALKPHRLRL